One Brassica napus cultivar Da-Ae chromosome C4, Da-Ae, whole genome shotgun sequence genomic region harbors:
- the LOC106391005 gene encoding protein NOI4-like → MASNNQQRQQQDRPLPKFGEWDVNDPASAEGFTVIFAKARDDKKTNASGRAPSQRRDNNKGQDEPTKKRFCCF, encoded by the exons ATGGCATCG aatAATCAACAAAGACAACAACAAGATCGACCATTACCAAAATTTGGAGAATGGGACGTGAACGATCCAGCATCAGCCGAAGGATTCACCGTTATATTCGCTAAAGCTCGAGACGACAAGAAAACAAATGCTAGTGGTCGTGCTCCATCGCAACGCCGTGATAATAACAAAGGGCAAGACGAACCTACG AAGAAACGGTTCTGCTGTTTCTGA
- the LOC106393863 gene encoding ATP synthase mitochondrial F1 complex assembly factor 2 yields the protein MAAILIGRAFKSARVVRARSFCTTSAARKPDSDGQSSEPSSSSSFTFDKESEKPILVKAPNARRNNDSDSVTMPTSFMTGSIVGKRFYKKVTTREADDGNGWTVMLDYRTLKTPSKRPLKLPSLALAKAIAAEWEYQLAEGIRPFTMPLMKLACTALERVPLTRPKIIEHLLRKLHQDLVFFRAPEDNDLTSDVHEVQVERIDPLLEWVESEFGIKPKVYSSIFGGKQDDKLVKAVEGLLKKTNDGELASIDALEASAHSVVIALGIYCGKLQIDDAIKLIRLEEDLQVDKWGLVEGGHDIDIADLKVQISAATVFLALSRQN from the exons ATGGCGGCGATACTAATCGGAAGAGCCTTCAAATCAGCTAGAGTCGTTCGTGCTCGATCTTTCTGCACAACGTCTGCTGCTCGTAAACCCGACTCCGATGGCCAGTCATCGGAACCTTCTTCCTCGTCTTCGTTCACGTTCGACAAGGAAAGCGAGAAACCCATCCTCGTGAAAGCCCCGAACGCTCGGCGGAACAACGACTCGGATTCGGTGACGATGCCGACGTCTTTCATGACGGGTTCGATAGTTGGGAAGAGGTTCTACAAGAAGGTGACGACGAGAGAAGCAGACGATGGGAATGGATGGACTGTGATGCTCGATTACAGGACGCTTAAAACGCCTTCGAAAAGACCTCTCAAGCTTCCTTCGTTGGCTCTCGCTAAGGCCATTGCAGCTGAGTGGGAGTATCAG CTAGCAGAAGGAATCAGACCATTCACAATGCCGCTGATGAAACTAGCATGTACTGCACTTGAAAGAGTTCCTCTTACACGCCCAAAGATTATCGAGCATCTATTAAGAAAGTTGCATCAAGATCTCGTCTTTTTCAGAGCACCTGAGGATAACGATCTAACTAGTGACGTCCATG AGGTTCAGGTGGAGAGGATTGATCCTCTACTTGAGTGGGTAGAATCAGAGTTTGGGATCAAACCCAAAGTGTATTCAAGCATCTTTGGAGGAAAACAAGATGATAAGCTAGTGAAAGCAGTAGAAGGTCTGCTCAAGAAGACAAATGATGGTGAACTTGCAAGCATCGATGCACTTGAAGCATCAGCTCACTCGGTAGTAATCGCTCTTGGCATCTACTGTGGGAAGTTGCAGATCGATGATGCAATCAAATTGATTAGACTTGAAGAAGATTTACAG GTGGACAAATGGGGATTAGTGGAAGGTGGGCATGATATTGATATTGCTGATCTCAAAGTTCAGATTTCAGCGGCTACTGTGTTTCTTGCTCTATCCCGTCAAAACTGA